ATTGATATTACTGACATCAGCATTGTAATATCCTTTTACCTGTATGTCGTCCAGGGCTTTTTCCAGATCATTAGGATGAGTATCTTTCAACAGATAGGCACAACATCCTGCTTTAATCATTTCTATAATGGTGCTGTCTGTGTCATTCATAGAGAGCGCAACCAATTTCATTGCGGGGTAATGCTGATTAAGCCAGGCGGCGGTGGCTACGCCATCCATTACCGGCATATTTACATCAATTAACATGATTTCCGGAACATTGAGATCAGATTTCATTTTGTCTTGCAGGTCTTTGCCATTTATAGCTTGTACGACAACTTCATATTTCTTAAAAGTCTGAAGCATCAATACCAATGATTTTAAAAACAATTGGTGATCATCTATAATTCCTATGCTAATTTTCATGGTCGTTCTCTTTAATTGGTAATTGTATATTTACCCTGGAGCCGGTTGCAGACAGGTCCCAGTTAATGGTTCCTCCCAATAAAGCGGTACGGTGTTGCATATTTCGTATACCGAGGCCGGTATCCGTTGATTGCATTTCAAAACCTTTTCCATCATCGTAAATTCTTAAGCTGATCGTATTGGAGCTCACAGTAATGTTTATACTGATATTTGCTGCATCAGCATGTTTTATGGCATTTTGAAGCGCCTCCTGAATGATGCGGAAAAGAATGATTTGTTTTTGAGTATCTATAGGTAGTTTGCCGCAATGCATAAAACTGATGCAGACCGTCTTTGCCACGTTAATCCGGTTTATTTCAGTCTCCAGATTGGTAATCAGATCAAATCGTTCCAACCATTCTTTATCCAGTGATTTTGTAAGGGCTCGAAGTTCGTTAATGGCTTTACCTAAGGTTTCTTCTGCAAGGTTTAAAGTCTCAGGGATATCGGTCAGGCTTCTTTGAGTGACGCCCAGTAGCATCTTTGTGCTGCTCAATAGCTGTCCTACGTTGTCATGCAATTCCTTGCCTAATTCATCAAATGTCATTTCCTGAACTTCTATCTGGGATTTCATCAATTGGTTTTCGAAGTCTTCCTGCATGGTTTTCTTTTCCTGAAGGAATATCCGTTGCTTCACTTTATAATTTACAATAGCAAATACGATTCCCAGACACAGGATGATAAGAATTATTGAAGTGATGATTATTGTGGCGTAGATTTCTTCCATCTGTAGAGCGAAAAACCAATTAAAAGAAATATATATAATAAATAATTACTCACCGAGTTGATGAGTGAGAAAAGAGCTTTAGTTTTATTGAAGTGCGTTTTAATGGTAATTAAGTAATTAAATATACCATTAAAAGGTAATGTGCAGATAAAATAGATAAAAAAGGCCATGATGAACCAAAATGTGGGTTGCTGGAAAATTGACCGGTTATCATTTGGTTCGATACCCCACAAAGCGATGATACACCAGGTAATGATCAGCAATCCTTCAAAGCTGTTGCTCATGCTGGGCATCTGTTGCCAGCCCTGTACCGTTAAACTGATAAGTAGGGAGCCGGTAATAAATACAGGAATGGAATATAACATCATCAATTTAACGGGTTTTTGATTGATGCCTTCAATAAGTGATAACGTAATCAGGCTGTATTCCAGGATATTAAAAACGTGATAAAACTTGTAGTAATTTAATCCTTTGCTCATGTATACCTCAACGATGATTTCGGTGAGGATGGATATCAGTAACAATAAAGCCAGTATTTTTATTCTTTTAATGTTCAGATAGAACAAGCTGTTCACAAAACTAGCAACCATTAAGAAGTAATAAAAATACTGGAGCTTAATCATAATTAAAATTTTTGTTCTGTGTACTTATAAAAAGCGGCTACAAAATCTGTGAAATTTGCCTCTGTTAGGCTCTTCTTCTCATTGTCAAGAAAATTCTTCATCGATTTCACATTGTCAATTTCTAAAAAACCTTTGCCTCCATTTCCCTTTTCCTCTATAGGCGGAATTTCGTGTTTCAGATCGCTATAGATACGGTTCTCATCCAGTTCCCCGGTTCTGTCTGCTCCCATTTGCTCCGTCATTCTATCTGCAATCTGTAGTAAGATGTCTTTCCCGATCACTGTTCCTGAAGCATTTACACCTTCGAGCGTTAAACTAGCATCTTTTCCATCCTTATCGGGTATGGCCAGATAGAATCTGATATACTCACAGCCTTCATAGGATAAAACTCTGAAAATAGAAGCTTTACTAAATTCTACCCAGTAAACATTACTAAAAGGATCGTTGGGAATCGTGCTACCTATCTGATCCTGGAATCTTTTAATCATGTCTAAAGCAGCACATGGTGTAACTGGCATTCCATAATGCTTCTTATCTTGCGTGTAGGAAAAGGGCTGTTCCTGAATAAGGTCACGTTTAGTGCCCTGATGATCAAAGCCTTTCAGGGTCATGAGTTCGTTTGGTCTTTTCATTTTTTTTTGATTTACGTTAATTGATACTCCAAGTTGAGGATATTAATTTATATCTGCAATGGAGGGAAATGCCCCTTTTTTGACGGGAAATTTCCCGTATCAATTTAAAGGAAAGCAACAGAAAAAATGGAGATAATCCACGTAGTTCCCGATCTCTGGTTTGTGGAAATTTGGGTAGTTCAAACAATCAGCAAACATTAAGCTAAAACGGATTTTTATGACACTGAGAGAACAACAAAGGCTTTATAAGCGGGCGCAGAAGCTCGCGATGCCTTTCCGGGACCAACCTGGCGTAATTGACATTGATCTTGGAATGAAAAGGGTAGCTGATCAATCTACCAATGAACTTTCCATTCGCTTTAAACTAAGAGAGAAAGTTCAACTGAATTTTTTGAAATCCCATCAGGTGTTTCCACAAAAGATTGGGGAATTTAGCACGGATGTGATACAGATTGATCCGCAACTGGAGAGTCAATGGGTTGAGCCAACTAATGCCGTTCGGCCATTGAGAGGTGGTCTGCAGATTTTTGGAGAGAGATACCTTGGATCTGAGCATCGCGGTACCCTTGGGTGTATTTTCAATCTGAACGGTCATTTTCTTGGCCTCACCAATTATCATGTCCTTTATGGAAGACTG
This region of Pedobacter steynii genomic DNA includes:
- a CDS encoding response regulator transcription factor; translation: MKISIGIIDDHQLFLKSLVLMLQTFKKYEVVVQAINGKDLQDKMKSDLNVPEIMLIDVNMPVMDGVATAAWLNQHYPAMKLVALSMNDTDSTIIEMIKAGCCAYLLKDTHPNDLEKALDDIQVKGYYNADVSNINFRRLLTYEKDIVKLNEKEKTFLQLACSDLTYKQIAALMFLSERTIDGYREALFQKLNVQSRVGMAIEAIRKGFVKL
- a CDS encoding sensor histidine kinase — protein: MEEIYATIIITSIILIILCLGIVFAIVNYKVKQRIFLQEKKTMQEDFENQLMKSQIEVQEMTFDELGKELHDNVGQLLSSTKMLLGVTQRSLTDIPETLNLAEETLGKAINELRALTKSLDKEWLERFDLITNLETEINRINVAKTVCISFMHCGKLPIDTQKQIILFRIIQEALQNAIKHADAANISINITVSSNTISLRIYDDGKGFEMQSTDTGLGIRNMQHRTALLGGTINWDLSATGSRVNIQLPIKENDHEN